The Topomyia yanbarensis strain Yona2022 chromosome 3, ASM3024719v1, whole genome shotgun sequence nucleotide sequence ATCTGCAACACTAAATTTCATATGTATGGCGCAATCAAATCATATGTTTGACAAATGGTTATTGAATGTAACGCATATAGTAATCAATTGCATCAACTTGATTATTATACCATTTCTAATGAAAGACATGTGTAAACATGTTAATTTCTAAATGGAGAACTTTTTCTCGTATAAATATAGATTCAAAAACATTAGATATTTTAGTTTTATCAAATCTTTTACTTTATTTGAATATAAAATACAACTTAACATATAAATTATAAACACACTTACAAATAACAGTCTTTAGGACAAAGTTTGTTTCTACACTGCTGAAGGTAGTTTGCTCCCTAATTTCGTCCATTTGAAAAGCTAAATGTCTATCGCTGAAGTTCTGCTACCACACTTTGTTTATTCTGTAAAAAGCGAAAAAAGGGTACACTCAACCAAATTATCACTTACTTATCACAtgtaaaaacatataaatattttccataacATTTTTCACGTAAATGTTACATGTTTCGCACATGGAAGATTTTGGTTCCAATCGAATTAAAACCAGTGTCGACTACATGTACATGTTAAGTGAAGTTCAGGTACTTTCCATTGGAATGTCACATACTTTTTAGAATAggttcatatattttttatgtgATTTTCATGTAATTATTAGCTGCATTTCAAATAGTATGCAAATACTTTTCACTTGTGTTCAAGAAGAATAAAGACGGGAAATAAATATGCAGACTTTGAATTGATTTACCATGCAGCATATACTCACTATTtataaattattaatttataccatgacatatacgatgTAGAGTATTCTTTTCTCCAGGCATCGATTATACTAAAAAAGATCAGCGATCTTTTTTGCAGTTTCCATTGGTATCAATACATATTGCTTGCAGTTCCTTTCCTTCCagtattctgaaatgttattttgatttaattttattgtttctcataaatatCGATGTGAATTTATGTTCAAATACCTTTATTGACTGTTCGAGAATCTTCGGTTGTAATTTATTTGCCTTGCGTTGTGAATACGTGACGACATATTaatctgtttattttttcacATCTTATATTCACATATTACTTACGTTCTTTCCATATAACACTTGAAGTATGTGACAATCATGTACTATGTATGCACTGTATACTTGAAAGTTATTGGTATCTTATTTGAAATTCATCAAAATAGGTATGAATGTTACTTGCTGCACATGAATCCAATCTGATTGGTCCTTTTTCATATTTAAGTGCTTTTTCACTTGAAATGTATGTGATTATTTGGCTCAGTGTAATAATTTATAATCATGTATTATATGTCTCTTATCGACCAAAACATTCGGTGGAAATACTGAATTATTAGTAATAGTTCGGCCTGGTTTCGCACAGCCATGCGCTTCCAATTGACGTGGATAAGTAAACTTTTTCTTATTTACGTGTTTGTACACTTAATGCTGCGGCCGAGCTGCCGCAGTTTCCGAAAACATGGATTTCATGTGCAAAACATTTATGATTTAATACGCCGAAACTTAAAATTGAAACGTGATGGCTATCGATCATGCCATAGAGTGGATCATTTAATTTTCAAGTGTAATTTATTGAAGGGCAAATTGAAAGCTCTTGAATTTTCAAAGCAGCTTGAAGTTGTCAAAATCATGGATTTCGTGGGCAAATCTTTCATGATTTAATACGCTGACACTTAATTTAAACAAGATGACATTCGATCATGTCAACGAGTGCAACACTTAAATTTtaagcatatttttttaaagggcAAATGGAAGGTTCTTGAAATCTCAATGTAACAGGCATCTTAAAACTTATGCGTCAAATCTCTTCGAAATTGTAGATTATTTAGTGTACCAAAAACTACCGATTGTGGGCATCCATTTTTCATTCTGAAATTTCATAGGTTGTATCATcctccatttttttaaaattttggtcAGAGGTTTTTGGTTAGAAAAGCCTCTTTAGAAACATCTCTAACCCAACACacaaaaatattggtaaatgTAAGTGTTCCGTTCTTACACTGTAATGAATCTACACTTTATTTCGAAGGGATTTGACACATAAGATTTAAGTTTCAAGCCACATTGAGAATTCAAGAACTTTCCATTTAACCCttaataaaattacacttcaaaaTTAAGTGTGCCATCCTTATGACATGATTGAATGTTATCACATTTAAATTTTAAGTGTCAGCGTATTGAATAATAAATGCGTTGTCCATGAAATCTATATTTTTAACAATTGCGGCAACATTAAGTGTCACGTTAATTAAATTTCAAGTGAATCGTAACATCACTGTAAACAATGTACACTTTTTTACGAAGAGATTCGGCACATAAGATTTAAGTTTCAAACCACATTGAGAACTCAAGAATTTTCCTTTTGCCTCTTAATAAAATTGCACTTAAAATTTAAGCGTCCTACGTGACGTGGCATGATTGACTGTCATGACATATAAATGTTACGTGTCAGCTTATTAAAACTTAAATGTTCTGTCCTTGAAATCcaataattttaacaatttcGGCAACATTAAGTGTGAAAACACTTAAAGACAAGTTgcctttttattgatttgacGAAACATggcacaaaaaaacaaaaaattgcagaaatatttaattcgaGGCCTGCATGGCATATTTAGAAGGTTTTTCATGGTaagtaaattaatttaaaatgttTGTTTGCATGATTTATACATAATTTTGTGTTTTCAGGTAATAAAATCGATGGACTTCAAATTAACCGAACTGAAGAGGAGACGCGTTAGGGGTAAACCAtttatattcattttaataTATGTAGGAATAATTTGTTATTTCTTCTAAGAGAATATATTTAGATATAAGTTAAGatgtattttttaaattcaaataaaaatgttttattgagCTAAAAAATCTTTTATGTCATGTTCTGCCCATttgaaaattaacatttttgCACTTGTCTTTTATAAGGAATGATATGCTATTTAAGTTGATGCAAACTTAAATACTATATGGATCACATTTAATAACCATTTGTTAGACACTTGAATAGAATAAGTCATGCATATGAAACTTAAGTGTGGCTTCTATTGGAATTAACGTTTTCACAAAGAAATGCGTTATCAATTGCTTGCCACATAAAATTTAAATGCAAAGGCAgttgcggcaaaattaagtgttaGACACTTAAGTTCAATGTGTGGATTATTTACAGTGTagtaaaaaacaaccaacgcctactattaggttgaaagtaaaacttttagattaatcaagaataataaaggAAATAATAGTTTTCCTTTTGAACTAATGGAGAATAGTAATCaaagtaaattttattttcaaattaagAGTATGCGTTCGTTGTTTTTACCTGAGTGAAAcaatttttaccaacattttttttctgtgcggtgttgggaatcgaacccatgtGAGTTGCGTACAGTACAAGGCAatagatttaccaactacgctatgtcgGCCCCTGCACAACCATTGAAACATTCTTGTTCAAATGATCATGTATCGTtccagtattttacaattctatgtcaaaactacgtttttggaaTATAATTCCCATAACTTTCAGCGAGTTTACCGTTGGGAACTTAAAGCACTATTTACATCTATCTGATCCGTCTCAGTTCCGTGCACAGAGGCCAATATTCTTCGTGccggacaagtgtgaatgctcgaatttgatttgtatgaaagaatattAGCGTCCGTGCACGGAACTGATCCGTCACTGCATCGGATTGGAAAGGTGTAAATTTGGCCTAATGTGGCTCCCCTTTTCTTTTTATATACAGTACGGCGTAAAACGAACAGCGTTTGGCGACGAAGATGCAGTTAGTTCAAAAAATCCCGCTATAGGTTAGAACACGTGATCCTGACGTAAGCCACTTTTTGTCTCTCTCTTCCTCGAGAATTCTGTTTCATCTTCGGATGCGTACTGCGTGTTTGATGTGCTTGTGATTGCTGAACCGCATGAGGGGAAAACGAAGAAATGCGTTACAAAATTGCTAACCTACTTTGAACAGGCGCAGCTCGGGTTCAATGTGCTTTCAAGCTTTGATTCAAAGCATTTTCTCGTggcgtttttcattgaaaaataccGGACTAGTGTATTGCATTTTTGAGCATGGCAGGTTGCTAGTAGAGCCTAATGATCAATTTTTAGGAGTTGCAACATAAGTGCAATCTTTTACCCCGTTTTTCTGTGAAAGAGATTGATTAATGTTGGGCGACCGTGGGAGTTTTTGCATCACAAACTTAGCGCTAGATAAAAAAATCTCGGAAACAGCGTCATGTACAGGAAACCTGCAAACGTTACGATTCGAAATATAAATGAGTAAACAATCGATTTTAGGTTAAAATTTCACTTCGTCGCTGAATCCATGGCATTGAATTCTACAATCGCACATTTTATGCCCTCTGAAAGCCGAATTCCGCGATCTCTCACAGTATACTCCTgtgatttgagaatttttatatGCATCAAGACACAAGAATATACTGCGAAACAGCGCACCATTTTGGTTTCCGAATTTTCGTTCAAATCGAACAGCTTTCGAGAAAAAGCACGTTTTTTCTCTCCCCATTTATTCCATCTAGGGCACAAGCAACGTTTCACTAACGCCTTCTTAGAAGCCGGATACTGTCAGCTAGAAACCGcttaaaatcgtaaaatttccTAAATCTAATGAAAAGTACACTAAACTCGTAAGCTCCTTACAACTGTTTTAAGAAGTCACCAAATATCGCCGATTTTTCCCGGCTGAATGACTCAGAAGCCAATCGAAAACCACGCCAGAGCTATTTCGTTTTCGCTAACGCGCGAAAATAAACTTTATGGCGATAATACTTTCACTGTCTATCCTGTCAACTATTCACCAACATAGCACAACAaaaacaagttacattttatgcatttctaaAGAAAATTTCAATTAAATTCCAGCAATTCAGAAAACCCACAAGCGCCGCAACGCCACAAACTCCGTACGAACTGGTATCAAGCCAAAGTGAAAATGCGAGCGAAGAGCCAACAGAAGCATGAGAGACTAGCGAATATGGATCTGCGAAGGGGTGACGCGGAATAGATGAGCAGAAGAGCGTGAAGAGAGCCACTGTCGGCAAAAGATTCTCGAGTACAATGTCGTCACATCCGGATGAGTGCAAGAAAATTTCAAGCTAGCGTTATATACTGTGACACATCAGTTGCTCCCCAGTAAACAAAAAGGCGACTAGGCAGGTTTAAATACATACTGGCGAGCGgtgcaataaaagtgtcattattAAGTCATGACATTACTGAAATTGTACGAAAATTCCGTCATTACTCGCTTTAGACGATCATTGAAAGTGACATaactgctcagtaatgacattactaaccTCTCGTTTAAAGGCCCCTATTGGAACATTGTACTAGACAATCCGTCCTAATTGGGTGGGTCAGCTCAGATACCAATGTTGACTTGACTGTCGATTGGGGCTACAATGAACAAAAGCAGCTCATGCATGTGATGATATACTGTAAAGAATTATGTACTATTTCTAACTATATGGTCATAGAAAAcactaccacagataacagacgtttaggcttgatttaaatcgtgtgtaaatacacGCTACTGGAATTCTGAATAAACCAGACGTCTGAAAGACGTCTGGCAAacttttgtagatggcgcagtgatcgatacaatgcaattagagtgcagctgtcaaacacgtgtagcaaacaattgcgcagatggcaatagtgaaacacggatttccaacgtttatccaTTTAAAAGTTTACaaaggtttttgaagaaattttgtactagcctaaacgtctgttatctgtgctactaataagaagaaaaatttaCCACAAATTTAATCTACcagtattgcgaatcttttctataaTCCACATCGTGACATATCAGCCATGCGCCGCCAAGCCGTGCGCCGAATCACGCGCCTATTCACTTTGCattagtgcaagcgaaaaaagatttgacgtttatttttgtttcgttcgcactcatgTGTGAAACATATAGCAACAAATCGACGAAATGCTAGTTTATCACAGGATAGACAATATATGCTTGAAACCACCATCCATGACCATGTGGGCCGAAGAAACACTCATAGTTAGGTTATACTATTTTGCACGTATGATATACCTATGTTCCCATTACAAAGTTGAAACATATTTTAATAATTGGCAACAAGAACAACGTCATCAAGATCGCGTTAAAACATCGACGAACCAACGTGACAGAGGCATTCGAAAAGTGTCCCATACAAAATAACGATTGTTTCGAAATGAAGCGATCGCTACTGATAAACTGCGACAGATCGCTCTCCCATGTTTGAATATGGAGGTAATATGGATCAAAAGAGTATTCAGAATTCATTGAAAATGCATGTATTCTGTTACTTTTTGTTCTTTCAACGAACAGTTTTGTGGAATAGtgcatacaaaatgtaaaaaagctggaaaacaattttttacatTAATAAAAGATAGTTTATTTTTTCTAGCATACCTGGGACAACGTCGATGTACTTTAAATTTTGTGTACTGTTGTTTTATCGACGTCTGCCCCGCAGACCATTATACAGATGCCGCTAGTGTAACaacttattttaatttaaacaattaggacAACATCTATCGCATTTTTTGTTCCATGTGGCACGTCGGTTCGTCGATAGCTAAAACACCTTTTAACTCGTAGTATGAACGTAGtattattctttattttatggTTGAAATAACTAATAAGCTTTTTATATCAGTTATACCACGTAAGCGCTAACATTGGAGGATTTACCAGTGTTTTACAACCGACaacgatttatttttgaaaatatttttgttgtttattGAAAGGTTGACCACAGAtgacagacgtttaggctcgattcgaAATGTGTGTAAAATCCCGCCACTGAAATTCTCAATAAAGCGGACCTCTGATACaagtttggcaaacgtttgtaggtggCGCAGTGGTCGATGCAAGGCAAGGATTGAAACTGTCatacacgtgtagcaaacagttgcgtagaTGGTAATAGTGAAACATTAAGTTCCAACGTATATATACGTTTGAATGTTTACACtcatttttgaagaaattttgttctagcctaaatgtATGTTATCTGTGTTTTAACTGTCTTGGTAATTCGCCTTTTCCAATGCTGTTCGCTGATGGCCATGTTGtggaaaaaaatccgtgcacTTCTAAACAAACGCACGTTGTTTTTAGCTCTTTCCAGAAGGTAGAGTTTTTCAGAAATGAAGTCGAATGAAGTAGACATAATACCTAACGACCACCTTTTCGAGCCATAATGGTAAGCAATATAGCAATAAATTAATTACTATAttttaatgatttcaaatacTGGAGTTATCAGGAGGTTGACGCCTCTTCCAGActcttctcatatccttcttcATTCTTTTAAACTCATTCCACTCCACCACTGTGTACTGTAAGCTTCTTCGCAGAATACTCCTTTGAACGAGTTTGTcatatccacgacgtcatccaaGTCAGACAATTGTTTAagagccgatttcttcaccctcgcttaacgcttaagccaggtttaaacgtactgggaacctggtttaaaagttaagtgaGGGTAAAAAAATCGGCCCTAAGTTAATTAAAGATTGTAAAATATACATGAAATTTAGTCACCAAATTtcccaaaaagaggtcccagtttgtataTTTGGGGTTGCGATATGTCATCACATTTAGGGTGATATCATCATGGCTCAAAATATATAATCAGTCTGCTTACTCATTACGTACAGATAAGAAGGCGAAAAGCGCACCACTTTCAAAcagcaaacaaaaacaaaatatcacACGCGCCGCTCCACTCTAGCGTGTACGTGCAACTTATAGGCACAACAACTGCGAGTGAAATGagtaaatcaaaataaatttcacTCATTACGAGAAAAAATAATCGCGATTGGCTTTATATAAACCCTTCGTAGATCCACAGTGCGCGAGGCGAAACAGTAGAGCAAAGTGAAAAGGGAACTTGTACTCACAAAAGTTTCACACATAGAGCTACATCATACTAGGCATGTAGTACTAACCACGTTCAACACCTTAGCCGAAACAGAAAGCTCCGTAGCtaagaacaacatgaaacacgaaGTCGagtatgaaaacgtcaaaaccaagatgccCGTGTATATGGACAATGATCTTACGGAGATTCACCTGCACGATTTGGCACCGCATACCAgcgcctaaaattctcatatccATTCAATGAAACCCACTAGATTCACCTTTGTCTGACCTAGGCAATCGACTATTcacgatgatgacgtcattcatagaagcgtagtgtgctgggtgccTAAATCTGTCGTTCTTGACTAGAAAAGCACACGTTTCAGTGAAGAAATGCAATGTATTTTGACTATGCTTTACATTATTTTATATTTGGAATGTCTCTGTTGAACCTTAAGTATTTTTTAACGATAAGTGCAAAgatattgaaaatttatcgtgaagtTGCTGAATTATAAGCGTACAAAACCTGACCACTTTTCCTTAGATATTCTTTTCTGTTGAATTTGCCAAAATCACCCccaaatcgaaaacaaaaacgtagTTGTACGTTAAAAGTCTTCATATATCTTACATATCTATGTGGAATTATTTTGATCCTATGACATGGCAAATAGatgattggtgtataaaaaattgtaataaTTTATTGCCTGTTCTTGTATGCATCGTTATACATAATAATATTAAACAACAGTATCACTTAGATATTTATATTTTGAAGCTGTATTTTTTGTTGGTATTGCTCGGTACATTTccccgaatataaaagaattAATAAATAGAATCGGTTGTAATTTAAATACTAATGTAACAATTAGTACTGCATAATTTGTTTGTTGCTGTTGGCTTGTGATCACTTATTTTACGATGCGCTTTGTTCTAAACGACACGCCACTGTAGTACACTTGTGTCCAATCCGCCCGCCGTTAAAAGCCGGACGCCATCATGCATGAATTTGACGGATGTTACATGGCTGCTGTGGCCTCGGTACGCATGCGACAGCGACTGTATAAATAATGTAAACAATTAGGTCATATTCATTTGCAATAATGGTATTATCAACACAAACCTTCGGCTGCGAAGCCGGATAACTGAAGAGCCTAATTTTGCCGGTGTCATCGGCTGTGACCAGAAATTGTTCGGTGCTATCCTTACACACACTGTTGATGTCCGTCCCGTCAAAGTTCTCCGACCAGATGCCGACTGTTTCGAAGCACACCGTACAGGACTGGGTTGCCCAATCGAGATTCCGAACCGTTCCTTGATTTGTGATTTGGCGGCAGAGCGTTGGGTTCCCTAAGAAAGTTGTATTACTTTATTTAACACGCTGAACCGATATTAAACAGGTAGTTGAATATTGCTTACAATAAAGTAGTTCATAGTCTCCAGAGTTCGTTCTCAAAACTTGGCTGTCCTTTGACCAATCCATGTGGGATACGTAGCTCGAGTGACCCTGTAacgatttttaaataaattgttaAACCTTCATGAGTGGAAATATCATATCTCCTATTCCAAGTACTAACTAGCCTGCGTCAGAACTAATACTTACACTGCACTTTCCAATCTTGGAGAACCGATGCGCCATCTTAGTGCACTGATAGATGTATATGTAGCTATCCTTAGAACCAAGGGCCAATAGATTACCATCCGGAGAAAACTTAATGGTTTGGATGACATCTTGGCCATCTTGGTACACCGCTAGCAGCTCCCGGGTTACTGTATCAAATACCATCCATCGACCACTGACTCCACCGACAATGATTGCATCACCAATGTTTGAAAATTGCACAGACTGAATCGGTTCCCCGATATCTTTGCTCCAAACTACAGAATGCGAGAGGGAATCCCATAGTTGCAATAGACGATCTCGACCTCCCGTGACAAATTGGGCAACCTGAGGATGGGACgcaagtgaccatagtatatcCGTATGACCCATCACGATTGGCACTATGCCAAGTGTAAAGTCACCAGACAAAATGCAGTTCTTGGTAGTTCCAATTAGTAGCTGCGATCCTTTACCTTGGGCCACTACGCGTACAGCACCGAAGTGTGCTTCGACAAGTTGTTCCACCTTGAGCCTCATCAGGTCATCTAGCAGGACTAATCGACCATCTTTTCCGCCAGAAACAAATCCTCCATTGCGCAACGAgcagattgaaaatattgatcccTCATGAACCTTTTTCAGGAATCGGTTAATCACGTTCGTTCCACGTGCCCAAATCGAAATATTTCCATTCGAATCCCCTGTCACTACGTCCCCGGTAGGAGTAAATGTAATCGCCGTTACGTACTTaggtttttctcgattttcaaaGACACCCATCCGTTTATACAACATGCCATTTTGATCCAGCGACCAGAAGGCAATATGGTTTTTGCCGATCGTGATGATTTGCCCCTTGTCCAGAGGATGAAATTCAACAGCTACAATCGTATCTACGGAGCATTTGGTCTCAGTGATTCGTTTACCATTCTCTTTTTTCTGCCAGTCCCAAATCGAAATGATTTTATCCGGTGAATCATCGATTGCCGCTAAAATGGTTCCGCTGTCCGCTCTACTAAATGAAAGAC carries:
- the LOC131689190 gene encoding echinoderm microtubule-associated protein-like 2 isoform X1, producing the protein MSAAVSAEASAIAANDGSNISSSSTNNNSNGDREPRNNGSYAFGTILESSTTSASNNNSSTATVMSGRSSMYSNTSRSSSYHMQHLKSAYGASEEMLETEKASLVERVNDLERIVLEQKDEIVCLKSTMADVLRRLNTIDNSYDSGKAMEGSSQSSSTLSSKSFRFSRNTITRLNSSVDEKRFGRVPSRVTNSPSRNMSTSKASSLAQKAIHHSNGSLHSDSMSSHSISPAPSPSPRQPNIQNLAASAIGIGVGVGAAGVGGMGKRWSSTGDFVSGSPGPTVNSTSNSISRFSTKSLLNLNSGISASGSKQSHAHAYVQRKDDDDYLKLYISGRPIVLHIPDAQISSYETTKVQPGPNRRLRLDWVYGYRGKDCRSNLYQLPTGEMVYFVAAVVILYNMDEQSQRHYVGHTDDVKSLAVHPNKLLVATGQCGGHDGRETWPHVRVWNSVSLATLNVIGMGDFTGAINCLSFSRADSGTILAAIDDSPDKIISIWDWQKKENGKRITETKCSVDTIVAVEFHPLDKGQIITIGKNHIAFWSLDQNGMLYKRMGVFENREKPKYVTAITFTPTGDVVTGDSNGNISIWARGTNVINRFLKKVHEGSIFSICSLRNGGFVSGGKDGRLVLLDDLMRLKVEQLVEAHFGAVRVVAQGKGSQLLIGTTKNCILSGDFTLGIVPIVMGHTDILWSLASHPQVAQFVTGGRDRLLQLWDSLSHSVVWSKDIGEPIQSVQFSNIGDAIIVGGVSGRWMVFDTVTRELLAVYQDGQDVIQTIKFSPDGNLLALGSKDSYIYIYQCTKMAHRFSKIGKCSGHSSYVSHMDWSKDSQVLRTNSGDYELLYWNPTLCRQITNQGTVRNLDWATQSCTVCFETVGIWSENFDGTDINSVCKDSTEQFLVTADDTGKIRLFSYPASQPKSLSHAYRGHSSHVTSVKFMHDGVRLLTAGGLDTSVLQWRVV
- the LOC131689190 gene encoding echinoderm microtubule-associated protein-like 2 isoform X3, whose amino-acid sequence is MATEEEMLETEKASLVERVNDLERIVLEQKDEIVCLKSTMADVLRRLNTIDNSYDSGKAMEGSSQSSSTLSSKSFRFSRNTITRLNSSVDEKRFGRVPSRVTNSPSRNMSTSKASSLAQKAIHHSNGSLHSDSMSSHSISPAPSPSPRQPNIQNLAASAIGIGVGVGAAGVGGMGKRWSSTGDFVSGSPGPTVNSTSNSISRFSTKSLLNLNSGISASGSKQSHAHAYVQRKDDDDYLKLYISGRPIVLHIPDAQISSYETTKVQPGPNRRLRLDWVYGYRGKDCRSNLYQLPTGEMVYFVAAVVILYNMDEQSQRHYVGHTDDVKSLAVHPNKLLVATGQCGGHDGRETWPHVRVWNSVSLATLNVIGMGDFTGAINCLSFSRADSGTILAAIDDSPDKIISIWDWQKKENGKRITETKCSVDTIVAVEFHPLDKGQIITIGKNHIAFWSLDQNGMLYKRMGVFENREKPKYVTAITFTPTGDVVTGDSNGNISIWARGTNVINRFLKKVHEGSIFSICSLRNGGFVSGGKDGRLVLLDDLMRLKVEQLVEAHFGAVRVVAQGKGSQLLIGTTKNCILSGDFTLGIVPIVMGHTDILWSLASHPQVAQFVTGGRDRLLQLWDSLSHSVVWSKDIGEPIQSVQFSNIGDAIIVGGVSGRWMVFDTVTRELLAVYQDGQDVIQTIKFSPDGNLLALGSKDSYIYIYQCTKMAHRFSKIGKCSGHSSYVSHMDWSKDSQVLRTNSGDYELLYWNPTLCRQITNQGTVRNLDWATQSCTVCFETVGIWSENFDGTDINSVCKDSTEQFLVTADDTGKIRLFSYPASQPKSLSHAYRGHSSHVTSVKFMHDGVRLLTAGGLDTSVLQWRVV
- the LOC131689190 gene encoding echinoderm microtubule-associated protein-like 2 isoform X2, whose amino-acid sequence is MATEGNSNVAPIASPESSQLKNISDIQKGWQEMLETEKASLVERVNDLERIVLEQKDEIVCLKSTMADVLRRLNTIDNSYDSGKAMEGSSQSSSTLSSKSFRFSRNTITRLNSSVDEKRFGRVPSRVTNSPSRNMSTSKASSLAQKAIHHSNGSLHSDSMSSHSISPAPSPSPRQPNIQNLAASAIGIGVGVGAAGVGGMGKRWSSTGDFVSGSPGPTVNSTSNSISRFSTKSLLNLNSGISASGSKQSHAHAYVQRKDDDDYLKLYISGRPIVLHIPDAQISSYETTKVQPGPNRRLRLDWVYGYRGKDCRSNLYQLPTGEMVYFVAAVVILYNMDEQSQRHYVGHTDDVKSLAVHPNKLLVATGQCGGHDGRETWPHVRVWNSVSLATLNVIGMGDFTGAINCLSFSRADSGTILAAIDDSPDKIISIWDWQKKENGKRITETKCSVDTIVAVEFHPLDKGQIITIGKNHIAFWSLDQNGMLYKRMGVFENREKPKYVTAITFTPTGDVVTGDSNGNISIWARGTNVINRFLKKVHEGSIFSICSLRNGGFVSGGKDGRLVLLDDLMRLKVEQLVEAHFGAVRVVAQGKGSQLLIGTTKNCILSGDFTLGIVPIVMGHTDILWSLASHPQVAQFVTGGRDRLLQLWDSLSHSVVWSKDIGEPIQSVQFSNIGDAIIVGGVSGRWMVFDTVTRELLAVYQDGQDVIQTIKFSPDGNLLALGSKDSYIYIYQCTKMAHRFSKIGKCSGHSSYVSHMDWSKDSQVLRTNSGDYELLYWNPTLCRQITNQGTVRNLDWATQSCTVCFETVGIWSENFDGTDINSVCKDSTEQFLVTADDTGKIRLFSYPASQPKSLSHAYRGHSSHVTSVKFMHDGVRLLTAGGLDTSVLQWRVV